The following coding sequences lie in one Allochromatium vinosum DSM 180 genomic window:
- a CDS encoding response regulator, whose protein sequence is MTRRTTIIIAFTLLVVVLGPAGVQSLAHTVAASADIPLSEAERAWLHEHPVIRAHNERNWPPFNFNRYGEPRGLSIDYLNLLADKLGLRVEYHTGSDWNAFMDQIRDKRLDLMLNIVATEARRADLLFTESYATTPNVIVSRRDQRFATLADLRGRVVAFPAGFFIEGLLSRHYPDIQRLPTPDALDSLKAVALGQADAAIGRDAVVRYQIAGNLLTNLLISGEVDAVDPNMAGLRIGVRSDWPLLHSALGKAMARVTPEELNQLRERWLYATTAVVGNEPVEGEAFWPVSIRLLIGVAVLTTLAVLLLILLRHSHQGAEDRLFDRRNLRQIALLVVGIFLTLILILAGHGFGRMERGLRAEIGQTLKTLNRAAFGTLEMWLDERMLHIHHIAEHPALVALASRFISDTPGGAPRPEVADRERLRQIQQTYIEETGLSNLKLLAPDGRVAIAVHALDADRPSQLATREPEAFARALAGEPVFIPPTTLDRPDEPTASARSESAMFILAPIRREAHIIGVLAMRFDPALTFGRIGSIMRIGETGETYLLDRQARLLTPSRFSDTQALSVRIGDAPGFLNWRVRDPGVDLTAGQAPTSEPSTWPLTRLAEAVLSGQDGLDVQGYRNYRGVPVMGAWSWSSRLGVGVATEIDLDEALAPFRDSRALILGALLSTVFLALALAAILVWLGERTRTRLNVLVEERTHELRKLAQVVEQNPLCIVITDVEGRIEHVNPAFTRLTGYAREEAIGENPRLLKSDLNPPELYVELWDTILSGRTWNGEICNRKKDGEFYWVSVSIAPVTNRRGQVTHFVAMSQDLTERRRIDEELAARERLFRNLVSTIPGTVFRCLIDSDWTMLFISDEIERLSGYPASAFIHKGVRTYTSLIHPDDVAHVEQLIDAAVSRHLPYTVEYRIIDREGRIHHVYEQGQASYDSAGAPIDLAGTVIDISDRKAAEVELLAAKELAEEATQAKSSFLANMSHEIRTPMNAIIGLSHLALQTELDARQRNYIEKVHRSAESLLGIINDILDFSKIEAGKLDIEHIAFRLEDVMDNLANLVGLKAEEKGVELMFDLPPEVPTALVGDPLRLGQILINLGNNAVKFTEPGGEILISVRVMDQGADWVRLGFSVCDTGIGMSAEQQARLFEPFSQADMSTTRKYGGTGLGLTISTRLTELMGGEIRVESAPGAGSTFGFDVRLGQQSGVVSEPARLTLEALSLRILVVDDNATAREILTQMLLAFGFAVESAASGREALDRLRVVDRLEPFDLVLMDWKMPEMDGIETIRRLCAQTEITQAPALIMVTAYGHEAAHQVAVELGVSGFLTKPVTSSNLLDAIMHAVGRRGGQFTRMPNRQEESSEAIAGLRGAHVLLVEDNELNQELALELLVSNGLSVEIAANGREALERLAGESRFDGVLMDCQMPVMDGYTATRAIREQPELAGLPVIAMTANVMSGDREKALAAGMNDHIGKPINVREMFATLAKWIRPARAVLPSFASAVRIEIPDTPVESIPELPGIDTQAGLAISQNDPRLYLKLLRRFRESQGDFAVRFTAARLDSDPEAATRCAHTLKGVAGNIAAPDVQAAAQALESACQAGESAEHLDVLLAETLVCLEPVLAGLAVLDRSESAESGAAPVERAVVEPILARLRALLLDDDTEAADVVDELTPLLAGSALGLLMGRMTRAIEYYDFEAALTVLDELEQNLT, encoded by the coding sequence ATGACCCGGCGTACGACGATCATCATCGCTTTCACGCTGCTCGTGGTCGTCCTGGGGCCGGCTGGCGTCCAATCCCTGGCCCATACAGTGGCCGCAAGCGCCGACATCCCCCTGAGCGAGGCCGAGCGCGCCTGGCTGCACGAGCATCCCGTCATCCGCGCGCACAACGAGCGCAACTGGCCGCCCTTCAATTTCAACAGGTATGGTGAGCCACGCGGCCTCTCGATCGATTATCTGAACCTGCTGGCCGACAAACTCGGTCTGCGGGTCGAGTATCACACCGGGTCGGACTGGAACGCCTTCATGGACCAGATCCGCGACAAACGGCTCGATCTGATGCTCAACATCGTCGCCACCGAGGCGCGGCGCGCCGATCTGCTCTTCACCGAGTCCTATGCGACAACGCCCAATGTGATCGTCAGTCGTCGCGACCAGCGTTTCGCGACGCTGGCCGACTTGCGTGGGCGGGTGGTCGCCTTTCCGGCCGGCTTCTTCATCGAGGGTCTGTTGAGCCGGCACTATCCGGACATTCAGCGCCTCCCGACCCCGGATGCGCTCGACTCGCTGAAAGCCGTTGCGCTCGGACAGGCCGATGCCGCCATCGGCCGGGATGCCGTGGTGCGTTATCAGATCGCCGGCAATCTGCTGACCAATCTGCTGATCTCGGGTGAGGTCGATGCCGTCGACCCGAACATGGCCGGGCTGCGCATCGGGGTGCGCAGCGACTGGCCGTTGCTGCACTCGGCGCTCGGCAAGGCAATGGCGCGCGTCACCCCGGAAGAGCTCAATCAGCTCAGGGAGCGCTGGCTGTACGCGACGACAGCTGTGGTCGGCAATGAGCCGGTGGAGGGCGAGGCATTCTGGCCGGTTTCCATACGGCTCCTGATCGGCGTCGCGGTTCTGACGACCTTGGCGGTTTTGCTCCTGATCCTGTTGCGGCACTCGCATCAGGGCGCGGAGGACCGGCTGTTCGACCGGCGCAATCTGCGCCAGATCGCTCTGCTGGTGGTCGGGATCTTTTTGACCCTGATCCTGATCCTGGCCGGTCATGGATTCGGTCGGATGGAGCGCGGACTGCGCGCCGAGATCGGGCAGACGTTGAAAACCCTCAACCGCGCAGCGTTCGGGACGCTGGAGATGTGGCTGGATGAACGGATGCTCCACATCCACCATATCGCCGAGCATCCGGCACTGGTCGCACTGGCCAGTCGGTTCATCAGTGATACGCCGGGCGGTGCGCCGCGACCCGAGGTGGCCGATCGCGAGCGTCTTCGCCAAATCCAGCAGACGTACATCGAGGAAACGGGTCTATCCAATCTGAAACTGCTCGCGCCCGATGGGCGTGTCGCCATTGCCGTGCATGCGCTCGATGCGGATCGTCCGTCGCAACTGGCCACGCGCGAACCCGAAGCCTTCGCGCGTGCGCTGGCCGGGGAGCCGGTCTTCATCCCGCCGACGACACTGGATCGTCCAGACGAGCCGACCGCGAGTGCTCGCTCGGAGTCGGCCATGTTCATCCTCGCGCCGATAAGACGTGAGGCGCACATCATCGGCGTGCTGGCCATGCGCTTCGATCCGGCCCTGACCTTCGGCCGGATCGGGTCGATCATGCGCATTGGCGAGACGGGCGAGACCTATCTGCTCGACCGTCAGGCACGTTTGCTGACGCCATCGCGTTTCAGCGATACCCAGGCGCTGTCGGTCCGTATCGGCGACGCGCCCGGTTTTCTGAACTGGAGGGTGCGTGATCCCGGCGTCGATCTGACGGCCGGTCAGGCACCGACGAGTGAGCCTTCCACCTGGCCCCTGACCCGGCTGGCCGAGGCGGTGTTGAGCGGACAGGACGGACTCGATGTACAGGGCTATCGCAACTATCGAGGCGTGCCCGTCATGGGCGCCTGGAGCTGGTCGAGCCGCCTGGGTGTCGGCGTGGCCACCGAGATCGATCTGGATGAGGCGCTGGCGCCTTTCCGCGACTCGCGCGCGCTCATTCTGGGCGCGCTCCTGAGCACGGTGTTCCTGGCGCTGGCCCTGGCCGCGATCCTCGTCTGGCTGGGCGAGCGCACGCGCACGCGCCTGAATGTGCTGGTCGAGGAGCGCACGCATGAATTGCGCAAGCTCGCCCAGGTGGTCGAGCAGAACCCGCTGTGCATCGTGATCACCGATGTCGAGGGCCGTATCGAGCACGTCAATCCGGCCTTCACCCGGCTGACCGGCTATGCGCGCGAGGAGGCCATCGGGGAGAATCCGCGCCTGCTCAAGAGCGATCTCAACCCCCCGGAACTCTATGTCGAACTCTGGGACACCATCCTGAGCGGCCGGACCTGGAACGGCGAGATCTGCAACCGCAAAAAGGATGGCGAGTTCTATTGGGTCTCGGTCTCGATCGCGCCTGTGACCAATCGCCGCGGACAGGTGACGCACTTCGTCGCCATGAGCCAGGATCTCACCGAGCGCCGGCGCATCGATGAGGAGCTGGCCGCGCGCGAGCGTTTGTTCCGGAATCTGGTCAGCACCATTCCAGGCACGGTCTTCCGCTGTCTGATCGACTCGGACTGGACCATGCTGTTCATCAGCGATGAGATCGAGCGACTATCGGGCTATCCGGCCAGCGCGTTCATCCACAAGGGCGTACGCACCTATACCAGCCTCATTCATCCCGATGACGTCGCGCATGTCGAACAGTTGATCGATGCAGCCGTGTCGCGGCATCTGCCCTATACGGTCGAATACCGGATCATCGACCGCGAGGGCCGGATCCATCATGTCTACGAGCAGGGACAGGCCAGCTATGACTCGGCGGGGGCTCCGATCGATCTGGCCGGGACCGTGATCGACATCAGCGATCGCAAGGCCGCCGAAGTCGAGTTGCTGGCCGCCAAGGAGCTGGCCGAGGAGGCCACGCAGGCCAAGTCGAGCTTCCTGGCCAACATGAGTCACGAGATCCGCACGCCGATGAACGCCATCATCGGCCTGTCGCATCTGGCGCTGCAGACCGAACTCGACGCGCGTCAGCGCAACTACATCGAGAAGGTCCACCGCTCGGCTGAGTCTCTGCTCGGGATCATCAACGACATCCTGGACTTCTCCAAGATCGAGGCCGGCAAACTCGACATCGAGCACATCGCGTTCCGGCTCGAAGACGTGATGGACAATCTCGCGAATCTGGTCGGTCTCAAGGCCGAGGAAAAGGGCGTGGAACTGATGTTCGATCTGCCCCCCGAGGTGCCGACGGCGCTCGTCGGCGATCCGCTGCGGCTGGGACAGATCCTGATCAATCTCGGCAACAACGCGGTCAAGTTCACTGAGCCGGGCGGCGAGATCCTGATCTCGGTCAGGGTGATGGATCAGGGCGCGGACTGGGTGCGGCTCGGTTTCAGTGTGTGCGACACCGGCATCGGGATGTCGGCGGAGCAGCAGGCGCGGTTGTTTGAACCGTTCAGTCAGGCCGATATGTCGACGACGCGCAAATATGGCGGCACCGGCCTGGGGCTGACGATCTCCACGCGTCTGACCGAGCTGATGGGCGGCGAGATCCGGGTTGAGAGCGCGCCGGGGGCGGGCAGTACGTTCGGCTTCGATGTGCGCCTTGGGCAGCAGTCCGGCGTCGTCAGTGAACCCGCGCGTCTGACACTCGAAGCATTGTCGCTGCGGATTCTGGTCGTCGACGACAATGCCACCGCGCGCGAGATCCTGACCCAGATGCTATTGGCCTTCGGCTTCGCCGTCGAATCGGCGGCGAGCGGCCGTGAAGCGCTCGATCGTTTGCGTGTCGTCGATCGGCTGGAACCCTTCGATCTGGTGTTGATGGACTGGAAGATGCCCGAGATGGACGGCATCGAGACCATCCGGCGGTTGTGCGCCCAAACCGAGATCACCCAGGCACCGGCCCTGATCATGGTGACGGCCTACGGGCACGAGGCGGCGCATCAGGTGGCCGTCGAGCTGGGTGTGTCCGGTTTCCTGACCAAGCCGGTGACATCTTCGAACCTGCTCGATGCCATCATGCACGCCGTCGGTCGTCGGGGCGGGCAGTTCACACGCATGCCCAATCGTCAGGAGGAATCCTCTGAGGCGATCGCCGGTCTGCGCGGCGCCCATGTGCTGCTGGTCGAGGACAACGAACTCAATCAGGAACTGGCGCTGGAGCTGCTGGTGAGCAACGGACTGAGTGTCGAGATCGCCGCCAATGGGCGCGAGGCGCTGGAACGGCTCGCCGGTGAGTCACGGTTCGACGGCGTGCTCATGGATTGTCAGATGCCGGTGATGGACGGCTACACGGCCACGCGCGCCATCCGCGAGCAGCCGGAGCTGGCGGGGTTGCCGGTGATCGCCATGACCGCCAACGTCATGAGCGGCGACCGTGAGAAGGCGCTCGCGGCGGGCATGAACGACCACATCGGCAAGCCGATCAATGTGCGCGAGATGTTCGCGACCCTGGCCAAGTGGATTCGTCCGGCACGGGCCGTTCTGCCATCGTTTGCGTCGGCTGTCCGTATCGAGATCCCGGATACGCCGGTCGAGTCGATCCCCGAACTTCCGGGGATCGACACCCAGGCGGGGCTGGCCATCAGTCAGAATGATCCGCGTCTGTATCTCAAGCTTCTGCGCCGCTTCCGCGAGAGTCAGGGCGACTTTGCCGTGCGTTTCACGGCGGCGCGGCTCGACTCCGACCCCGAGGCCGCCACGCGCTGCGCCCATACGCTCAAGGGCGTGGCCGGCAATATCGCCGCGCCTGATGTGCAGGCAGCGGCTCAGGCGCTGGAATCGGCCTGTCAGGCGGGTGAATCAGCCGAGCATCTCGACGTGCTTCTGGCCGAGACGCTGGTCTGTCTGGAACCTGTGCTGGCCGGCTTGGCGGTGCTCGATCGATCGGAATCGGCTGAATCCGGTGCGGCTCCGGTCGAGCGTGCGGTCGTCGAGCCGATCCTGGCTCGCTTGCGTGCTCTGCTGCTCGACGACGACACCGAGGCGGCGGATGTGGTCGATGAACTGACCCCGCTGCTGGCGGGCAGTGCGCTCGGGTTGCTCATGGGCCGGATGACTCGGGCCATCGAGTACTATGACTTCGAGGCCGCTCTGACGGTGCTGGACGAGTTGGAGCAAAATCTGACGTGA